Proteins encoded in a region of the Chryseobacterium piperi genome:
- a CDS encoding efflux RND transporter periplasmic adaptor subunit, whose amino-acid sequence MKIPGKTRIIVLISSIILLQNCSKAAESNQAPAAPALPVYTVTSSPATTYQELPTSLEGKNNVEIRPQVDGYLDKIYVEEGAYVRAGQPLFKIDSRAYGEQVNMAQANLQAANANIQKAKVEVDRLQPLVDAKVVSDVQMKTAKANYAAAVAAAAQAKASVGNAKINVGFTTVTAPVSGYIGRIPYKRGSSISRTDANPLTVLSDISEIYAYFSLSEMEFIAFQNKYPGATLEEKLRNMPMVELVLADGSIYPERGKMSIIDGQFDRSTGSITVRAIFPNVHGTLRTGNTGRVRVPQLLTNVVTIPQESTFEVQDKTYVYVLGKDKKVTSKPITISGKTESYYFISEGLAAGDKIVYAGLGTLKDGVTIQPKAISSDSLFKVKPLQ is encoded by the coding sequence ATGAAAATACCTGGAAAAACTAGGATCATTGTACTTATATCAAGTATTATCCTTTTACAGAATTGCAGTAAGGCCGCAGAAAGCAATCAGGCCCCTGCTGCTCCAGCATTACCGGTTTACACGGTAACTTCATCTCCCGCTACAACATATCAGGAGCTTCCAACTTCATTGGAAGGAAAAAACAATGTAGAAATAAGACCACAAGTAGATGGTTACTTAGATAAAATATATGTGGAAGAGGGCGCTTACGTAAGAGCAGGGCAGCCATTATTTAAAATTGATTCAAGAGCTTATGGCGAACAAGTGAATATGGCGCAGGCAAATTTACAAGCAGCCAACGCTAATATTCAAAAAGCCAAAGTAGAAGTAGATCGTCTACAACCACTAGTAGATGCTAAAGTAGTTTCTGACGTACAGATGAAAACGGCAAAAGCCAACTATGCAGCTGCAGTGGCAGCAGCAGCACAAGCGAAAGCATCGGTTGGAAATGCAAAAATTAATGTAGGGTTCACCACAGTTACAGCACCAGTAAGTGGTTATATTGGTAGAATCCCTTATAAAAGAGGAAGCTCAATTTCAAGAACAGATGCTAATCCTTTGACTGTACTATCTGATATCAGTGAAATATATGCCTATTTCTCCTTAAGTGAAATGGAGTTTATTGCTTTTCAAAATAAATATCCCGGAGCTACGCTAGAAGAGAAATTGAGAAATATGCCCATGGTAGAATTAGTACTTGCTGATGGTAGTATTTATCCTGAGAGAGGAAAAATGAGCATCATTGATGGACAATTTGACAGAAGCACAGGATCGATTACCGTAAGAGCTATATTCCCTAACGTTCACGGAACGCTAAGAACAGGAAATACCGGAAGAGTCCGTGTACCTCAACTGCTTACCAATGTGGTCACCATTCCGCAGGAATCTACTTTTGAAGTTCAGGATAAAACGTATGTATACGTCCTTGGAAAAGATAAAAAAGTAACAAGCAAACCAATCACCATTTCCGGAAAAACAGAAAGCTATTACTTTATTTCAGAAGGCCTGGCTGCAGGTGATAAAATCGTATACGCTGGTCTGGGTACTTTAAAAGATGGTGTAACAATACAACCGAAGGCCATTTCTTCTGACAGCTTATTTAAAGTAAAACCATTGCAATAA
- a CDS encoding efflux RND transporter permease subunit codes for MLKQFIERPVLSTVISIILLLLGILSVFQLPITLFPDIAPPTVQVTANYPGANAEVVARSVAVPIEEAVNGVENMTYMTSNSSNDGAMTLTVYFKQGSDASNAAVNVQNRVSKAMSQLPQEVIQAGISTQKVQNSMIMFTGLYSEDPKQYDELFLQNYLKINIIPQLQRIPGVAEAQIFGSKDYSMRIWLKPDRLADNNLSPQEVMKAIQDQNLEAAPGRLGQGSKETYEYILKYKGKLDKDLDYENIPIKANNDGSFLRLKDVARVEFGSYTYTGTNRLDGGKPVAGFAILQSAGSNANEILTEIEKQIEEYSTTLPKGIKPITVYNSKDFLDASIDQVVETLVVAFILVFIVVYIFLQDFRSTLIPAIAVPVAIIGTFFFLQLFGMSINMLTLFALVLAIGIVVDDAIVVVEAVHSKMERTGMPVEKATITSMSEISGAIISITLVMSAVFIPVGFMQGPAGVFYRQFAFTLVIAILISAVNALTLSPALCALLLNDPQGEHGEHGKKTGFGARFFNAFNTAFDNMTRKYIYSIKFLIKKKWIAVGGLALLIAASIFLIKTAPSGFIPTEDQGFIMYAVNTPPGSSLERTKNATEQIDKILGKETSNKSLWTTDGLNFISNANASPYSAGFLQLKDYDERGAIKDPDELAAALTEKVASVKDASTFFFNFPTVQGFGNVSGFEFMLQDRTNGSFEQLGATTQAFLGELMKRKEIEFAFTTFAGDNPQYTIEVDADKANQLGVSVKELMQTMQIYFGSNFVTDFNRFGKYYRVMAQAEVPFRKDINSLDGIYVKNNQGGMVHAKELVTLKRTFGPETVTRNNLFNAVTINGTPKAGYSTGDAIKAVEEVAKQSLPRGYNYEWTGITREEIKTGDQTVFIFLLSIIFVYFLLAAQYESYILPFAVILTIPTGIFGVFAFTGLAGIDNNIYVQVGLIMLVGLLAKNAILIVEFAVQRRKAGRTLIESALQASRLRLRPILMTSFAFIIGMLPLLWVKGAAAKGNHSIGYSTVGGMFTGVVFGIFIIPVMYVIFQYLHEKMPSRKKKRLQKQDQEQALAASH; via the coding sequence ATGTTAAAACAATTTATAGAAAGACCAGTGCTCTCCACGGTCATCTCCATAATACTCTTATTATTGGGAATACTTTCGGTTTTCCAACTTCCGATCACCCTATTTCCAGATATTGCGCCACCAACTGTTCAGGTTACGGCTAATTATCCGGGAGCCAATGCAGAAGTGGTTGCACGTTCTGTTGCAGTTCCTATTGAAGAAGCTGTGAACGGGGTTGAAAATATGACATATATGACATCTAACTCCAGTAATGATGGAGCAATGACGCTGACGGTCTATTTTAAACAAGGTTCAGATGCCAGTAATGCAGCTGTTAACGTTCAAAACCGTGTATCCAAAGCAATGAGCCAACTTCCGCAGGAAGTTATTCAAGCCGGAATCTCGACGCAGAAAGTACAGAACAGTATGATTATGTTCACAGGGTTGTATAGTGAAGATCCTAAACAATATGATGAACTTTTCTTACAAAACTACCTTAAAATTAATATAATCCCACAGCTACAGCGTATCCCTGGGGTTGCTGAAGCCCAAATTTTCGGATCAAAAGATTATTCTATGCGTATCTGGTTAAAGCCGGATCGATTAGCAGATAATAATCTTTCACCGCAGGAAGTAATGAAGGCTATTCAGGATCAGAATTTAGAGGCTGCTCCGGGACGTCTTGGGCAAGGAAGTAAAGAAACGTATGAGTATATCCTTAAATACAAAGGAAAGCTCGATAAAGATCTTGATTATGAGAATATTCCCATCAAAGCCAATAATGACGGATCATTCCTGAGGTTAAAAGATGTTGCCAGAGTAGAATTCGGTTCTTATACGTATACAGGAACCAATAGATTAGATGGAGGAAAACCTGTAGCAGGTTTCGCTATTTTACAATCGGCTGGTTCTAATGCCAATGAAATTTTAACTGAGATTGAAAAACAGATCGAAGAATACTCAACTACGCTTCCTAAAGGAATTAAACCGATTACTGTATATAATTCCAAAGACTTTTTGGATGCATCCATTGATCAGGTAGTGGAAACTTTGGTTGTGGCATTTATCCTGGTATTCATTGTAGTATATATTTTCCTTCAGGATTTCAGATCTACACTGATCCCGGCAATTGCAGTTCCTGTGGCCATTATCGGTACCTTTTTCTTCCTACAGTTATTTGGAATGAGCATCAATATGCTTACTTTATTTGCCTTGGTTCTCGCCATTGGTATTGTGGTAGATGACGCCATTGTCGTCGTAGAAGCCGTCCACTCCAAGATGGAGCGTACAGGAATGCCGGTAGAGAAAGCTACCATAACCTCAATGAGTGAAATTTCGGGAGCCATTATTTCCATTACTTTGGTTATGTCTGCTGTATTTATTCCGGTAGGATTTATGCAAGGTCCTGCAGGAGTTTTCTACAGACAGTTTGCCTTTACATTGGTTATTGCTATTTTAATTTCGGCTGTAAATGCATTGACATTGAGCCCTGCTTTATGTGCTCTTTTGTTGAACGATCCTCAGGGAGAACATGGAGAGCACGGTAAGAAAACAGGATTTGGAGCTAGATTCTTCAATGCTTTTAATACTGCTTTCGATAATATGACGAGAAAATACATCTATAGTATTAAGTTTTTAATTAAAAAGAAGTGGATCGCAGTAGGAGGTTTAGCCCTATTAATTGCGGCAAGTATCTTTTTAATCAAAACAGCACCATCTGGGTTTATTCCCACTGAAGATCAAGGTTTCATTATGTATGCTGTAAACACTCCTCCTGGAAGTTCATTAGAAAGAACTAAAAATGCAACAGAGCAAATTGATAAAATTCTGGGTAAAGAAACTTCAAACAAGAGCTTATGGACAACAGATGGATTAAACTTCATCAGTAATGCCAATGCTTCCCCTTATTCAGCTGGATTCCTGCAATTAAAAGATTATGATGAACGTGGAGCAATTAAAGATCCTGATGAACTTGCAGCAGCATTAACCGAAAAAGTAGCTTCAGTAAAAGATGCGAGTACCTTCTTCTTTAACTTCCCGACTGTACAGGGATTTGGTAACGTGAGTGGTTTTGAATTCATGTTGCAGGATAGAACCAATGGTTCTTTTGAACAATTAGGAGCTACAACTCAGGCATTTCTTGGTGAATTAATGAAACGTAAGGAAATTGAGTTTGCCTTCACCACTTTTGCCGGAGACAACCCTCAGTATACGATCGAGGTAGATGCAGACAAAGCTAATCAGTTAGGAGTTTCCGTTAAAGAACTCATGCAGACTATGCAAATTTACTTTGGAAGTAATTTCGTGACAGACTTTAACAGATTCGGAAAATATTACAGGGTAATGGCGCAGGCAGAAGTCCCTTTCCGTAAAGATATTAACTCTCTTGATGGGATTTATGTTAAAAATAATCAGGGAGGAATGGTTCATGCAAAAGAACTGGTTACTTTAAAAAGAACATTCGGACCTGAAACCGTAACCCGAAACAACTTATTTAATGCGGTAACGATCAACGGAACCCCAAAAGCCGGATATAGTACAGGAGATGCCATTAAAGCGGTTGAAGAAGTAGCCAAGCAATCACTTCCTCGTGGATATAATTATGAATGGACCGGAATTACCCGTGAAGAAATTAAAACAGGAGATCAAACCGTCTTTATTTTTCTTCTAAGTATCATATTCGTTTATTTCTTATTAGCGGCACAATATGAAAGTTATATTCTTCCGTTCGCAGTTATTCTTACTATTCCAACAGGGATATTCGGAGTATTTGCCTTCACAGGCTTAGCAGGGATTGACAATAATATTTACGTACAGGTCGGGCTGATCATGCTTGTCGGGCTATTGGCAAAAAATGCCATTCTTATTGTCGAATTTGCCGTTCAGAGGAGAAAAGCAGGAAGAACATTGATTGAATCAGCTCTTCAGGCTTCAAGATTACGTTTGAGACCGATTTTGATGACCTCATTTGCGTTCATCATTGGTATGCTTCCACTACTTTGGGTAAAAGGAGCTGCTGCAAAAGGAAATCACTCTATTGGTTACAGTACAGTAGGTGGGATGTTCACCGGAGTAGTATTTGGGATTTTTATCATTCCAGTAATGTATGTGATTTTCCAATATCTGCATGAAAAAATGCCAAGCAGAAAGAAAAAAAGACTTCAAAAACAAGATCAAGAACAGGCTTTAGCGGCAAGCCATTAA